The following nucleotide sequence is from Leptolyngbya sp. SIO1E4.
TGGCCAGGAGAACCTGGGAACTCCTTAAAGCGCGGAGTCAGGGAACTGAAATAGCCGCTGAGGCAGTTCGCTTAGATGCCCTGCATCAGTCCTTCCCTCTAGTGCCGGCCCCTGGACTTAATATCCAGGCAGATCAGGCAACTCTCTTACTCGCCTATTTGCCCAAGCTGATTCAAGATCACCTGCAAACTGAGCAGGATCAATGGCTGGCGGAACTGCGGCGGATCACGGTGATTTTTGTCAATCTGCCTGACCTCGATTACGAGGTTGCTGACATCCTGCCGTTGCTGCAGCGAATTATGGCTGGGCTACAAATGGTTCTGCAGCAGTATGAGGGGGTGCTGAACAAATTTCTGGTAGACGATAAGGGCAGCATCATTGTGATGGGGTTTGGTCTGCCGCCCTATGCCCATGAGGACGATGCCATTCGGGGGGTGCAGGCGGCGATCGCCCTCCGGGCTCAGCTGCTGCAGCTAGGGCTCCAGCCACGCATTGGCATCACGACAGGACGGGTTTATTGCGGGGCAATAGGCGGTGACCTGCGGCGGGAGTATACCGTCCTGGGGGATACTGTCAACCTGGCTGCCCGGTTAATGCAGGCCAGCCAGCAGGATATTCTCTGCGATCAGACCACCTATCTAGCCACGCGATCGCACCTGATGCTTGAATCGCTGCCTGCCATTGGGGTTAAAGGTAAAACAGCCCCCATTACGGTGTATCGCCCCACAGAAGACGGGATTCTCAGTAACTCACTCCAGCTGCAGGCACTCAGTGTTAAATCTTATACTTCAACACAAACGGAGATGATTGGGCGGTTGGCCCAGCAACAAACTCTGAAGAAAAAACTGCAGCAGCTGCAACAAGGCCAAGGAGCCGTTGTGCTGCTGAAGGGCGAGCCTGGCATTGGCAAGTCCCGATTATTGGCAGAATTTTTTAAGCAGGCCCAACCGTCGGGGGCGCAGTTATTGGCCGGGGCCGGGGCGGCGATTGTTAAGAACCAGCCTTACCATGCCTGGTCTCCCATCCTGACGCGCCTCGTCAAATTTAATCTGGTGGCCTCTTCAGAACAGCAGCAGCAGCAGTTTCTAGACTGGCTCAGCACCCAATCCGAAACAGTTCGCCAGCAGGCCCCTCTGCTGAACCCCATGCTGCCGTTTGATTGGCCCGATAATGATGAGACCCGTCCCCTCACAGGTCAGGCGCGATCGCAGGCAACCCGCAGCTTGATGGTGGAACTCCTGCAGCATGTTGGGGAAACCACGCCCACCGCGCTGGTGCTAGACGATGCCCACTGGATGGACTCGGCTTCCTGGGCCGTTCTCTTAGCGCTGAGCCAGGCAGGCAGTTCTCTCTTGATCGTCATTGCCACGCGGCCCCTCAGCAGTGCCTTTGGGGAGTATGCGCAACTGCTTGAGCTACCTGGGTTAGCGCAACTGCCCCTAGAGCCGCTGTCTACCCAAGAAACGTTAACCCTGGTTCGTCAACGCCTCGGGGTTAAGACCCTCCCCAACCCGGTTGCCAAACTCATTCGTAAAGCCCAGGGAAATCCTTTATTTTGTGAAGAACTGGCCTACTCTCTACGGGATAGGGGCCTCATTCACATTGCCGAGAACGAGTGCCATCTGGCCCCAGATGTAACAGACTTCGACACGATTTCTATCCCCGATACGATTGAAGGCATCGTCACCAGCCGGATTGCTCGCCTGACGCCTGGGCAGCAGCTGACCTTGAAAGTCGCGAGCGTGATTGGCCGAGTCTTCCCTTACAACATCTTGCATGAGGTGTATCCACTGGTAACTGATAAAAGCCAGCTGCTGGATCATCTCAAAACTTTAGAATCCCTGAACCTCACTTACTTACACAACCCAGAGCCGGAACTGGCCCATTCCTTTAAACACTTCACCACCCAGGAAGTGGCTTACAATCTGATGCTCTTTGCCCAGCGGCGTCAGCTACATCAGATGACGGCTCA
It contains:
- a CDS encoding AAA family ATPase → MTCSVVASTLKSYVSSLLVEQTLKASQQGQDIRLDKQTATVLFADVSGFTALTERFVQQGPVGVEKLTEYLNTYLGELIALVRAHGGDVIKFAGDALLCLWSTTVHQEPLEIVTQRAAQCALAMQAQLSQSAILDGKPLSLRIGLGTGEVLIALVGSPAGPREMIVGGSPLGEMGIAESLARPGEVVLARRTWELLKARSQGTEIAAEAVRLDALHQSFPLVPAPGLNIQADQATLLLAYLPKLIQDHLQTEQDQWLAELRRITVIFVNLPDLDYEVADILPLLQRIMAGLQMVLQQYEGVLNKFLVDDKGSIIVMGFGLPPYAHEDDAIRGVQAAIALRAQLLQLGLQPRIGITTGRVYCGAIGGDLRREYTVLGDTVNLAARLMQASQQDILCDQTTYLATRSHLMLESLPAIGVKGKTAPITVYRPTEDGILSNSLQLQALSVKSYTSTQTEMIGRLAQQQTLKKKLQQLQQGQGAVVLLKGEPGIGKSRLLAEFFKQAQPSGAQLLAGAGAAIVKNQPYHAWSPILTRLVKFNLVASSEQQQQQFLDWLSTQSETVRQQAPLLNPMLPFDWPDNDETRPLTGQARSQATRSLMVELLQHVGETTPTALVLDDAHWMDSASWAVLLALSQAGSSLLIVIATRPLSSAFGEYAQLLELPGLAQLPLEPLSTQETLTLVRQRLGVKTLPNPVAKLIRKAQGNPLFCEELAYSLRDRGLIHIAENECHLAPDVTDFDTISIPDTIEGIVTSRIARLTPGQQLTLKVASVIGRVFPYNILHEVYPLVTDKSQLLDHLKTLESLNLTYLHNPEPELAHSFKHFTTQEVAYNLMLFAQRRQLHQMTAQWYEQTYPHQLEPFYSLLAHHWSRADNPHKAIEYFEKAGRQAVYEDANAEAVNFFNAALEWLLGLPETAARQAKELQLRIALGAPLTANKGYGAPEIVQTFTRARQLAQHLGETPDFFPMLWGLFAAHIGQADLNTAGELAQQLLELAESSQDARFLVPACQAMGAVYCFQGRFAEARSQLERGVAAYDPDLHDDLTFTYGQNPGIACISLLSTVLWLLGEREPALQAGQAAQVRAQEAHHPFTLSLISIYNTCLHQYQQDAQATLEQAEFTRRLSEQMGFALWLPLTEILEGWAQQQLGQPEDGLAQMQQGLSRYLQMEHKLEKPYYMMLVVSGYLQAGQGAAGLDLVNQVIALSEATGVHYWLAELYRLKGELLQLTTKDDSAVESCLARALAIAQQQQAKFLEEQAQLSLTRFHLRQDPLRQDPLRQDPLNEAKGLLTRIDLKAEGEFNKVAWKESEPLTLDLNFE